TCGACACCATCTGCGTCATGGCCGCCTCCGCCGCCCTCACCGTGGGCGGCGTGCCCTTCGAGGGGCCGCTTGCGTGCGTGCGCATCGGCCGTGACCGCGACACGCACGAGTTCATCGTGAACCCCACCTACGAGGAGCGCGACAACTCCGACCTCGACCTCGAGCTCGGCGGCGCCGAGGGCTTCATCTCCATGCTCGAGGCCGGCGCGGAGGAGATCTCCGAGGAGGACATGCTCGCCGCCATGGCCTTTGGTCAGGAGGCCATCGCCGCCTTCTGCGCCGAGCAGAAGAAGTTCTTCGAGAAGGTCCGCGAGGCGAACGGCGAGTTCCCGCAGCGCGAGTACATCCTCGACGAGCCCATCCCCGAGGTTCACGACCGCATCTTCGCCCACTACGACGAGATGGAGGCCGCCCTCAAGGACGCCGACAAGCTCTCCCGCATCGGCAAGGTCGAGGCCCTCAAGGCCGCCATCAAGGCCGAGTTCACCGAGGAGGAGCAGGCCCAGTGGAGCCGCGCCATCCCCGTGGAGCTCAAGTCCCTCGAGAAGCACGCCATGCGCCTCATGGTCGTCGAGACCGGCGAGCGCGTCGACGGCCGCACGCCCACCGAGGTGCGCCCGCTCATGGTCAAGGGCGACTACCTGCCGCGCGTCCACGGCTCCGGCCTCTTCCAGCGCGGCCAGACGCAGGTGCTCTCCGTCTGCACCCTCGGCATGCTCAACGAGTGGCAGCGCCTCGACACGATCGAGCCCGTCGACGGCAAGCGCTACATCCACCACTACAACTTCCCGCCGTTCTGCACCGGCGAGACCGGTCGCATGGGCAGCCCCAAGCGCCGCGAGATCGGCCACGGCAACCTCGCCGAGCGCGCCCTGCTCCCGGTGATTCCGTCCGAGGACGAGTTCCCCTACACGATCCGCGTGGTCTCCGAGGTCATGGAGTCCAACGGCTCCTCCTCGATGGGCTCCACCTGCGGCTCCACGCTCGCCCTCATGGACGCCGGCGTGCCCATCAAGCGCCCCGTCTCCGGCGTTGCCATGGGTCTCATCCAGGAGGAGGGCAAGACCGTCGTCCTCACCGACATCCAGGGCCTCGAGGACTTCCTCGGCGACATGGACTTCAAGGTGACCGGCACCACCAAGGGCATCACGGCCATGCAGATGGACAACAAGGCCACCGGCCTCACGCCCGAGATTCTGCGATCCGCGCTCATGCAGGCGCACGAGGGCCGCATGTTCATCCTCGACGCCATGCTCGACGCCGTGCCCGCCGTGCGCGAGAAGACCAAGGAGTCCGCGCCGCAGATCATCTCCCTGCAGATCCCCACCGACAAGATCCGCGACGTCATCGGCTCCGGCGGCAAGGTCATCCGCGGCATCCAGGAGGACACCGGCGCCACCGTGGACATCCAGGAGGATGGCACCGTCTTCATCGCGGGCGTCGGCGGTGCCGGCGACGCCGCCGCCGAGCGCATCAAGGCCATCGTCAAGGTCCCCGAGGTGGGGGAGGAGTACACCGGCCGCGTCGTGGGCATCCAGCCCTTCGGCGCCTTCGTCGAGCTGCTTCCCGGCAAGGACGGCCTGCTCCACATCTCCCGCGTCGCCCAGGGCCGCGTCGACAAGGTCGAGGACGTCCTCAACATCGGCGACGAGGTCAAGGTCCGCGTCCTCGAGGTCGACGAGAAGGGCAAGATCAGCCTCGACCGCATCGACAAGCCCGAGGCGCCGGCCGGCTCCGGCCACGGGCGCTCCCACGCCGAGAAGGACGGCGACAAGGACCGTCCTCGCCGCGAGCACCGCGGTCCGCGCCGTCGCCCCGGTGACAACGGCGGCGACGAGCGTCCCCGCCCGCGCCGTCACCACGGGGCCTAGCGCGTCGTCATCCTCTGACGCGAGCTAACCGACGCCCGGCGTTCCTCCAGGAAGTGCGCTTCGCGGAACTTCCTTTCGGAACGCCGGGCGTCCTTTCGTCGCTCGGCTGGGCCCCTTGCCAAGGTGACGGCGACGCCGTCCTTCTCGCCCCTCCCGTCGCGCCCTTCTCGTCCCTCCCCTCGCGCCTCTCGTCGAGTGTACGAAACTCGTTATATGCCACCGGCGGCGCAACATATCCCAACTGGGCAAACGTCGGCCTCTTAGTCCAGTGAGCGCCGTTTTTGGGGCGCGGGAGCGGCACTTTCGTACACTCGATGATGGGGGATTCCCGACCGCACGAGCGTCCCGCCTCCTCCGCGCCGTGAAGCCCTCGTGGAGCCGCTCGGCGCGAGGTCCTTCTCGACTACAATTGGCCTGTATGCGAACTGGCACGGCCAACGGCCGTCTCATAGCACTGAAGGACCCACCCGAAAGGAATCCCCTAGGAATGCCCAAGAAAGACATCGCGCTCAGGATCATCCCGCTCGGCGGCCTCGACGGCATCGGCAAGAACATGACCGCCTTCGAGTACGGCAACGACATGATCCTGGTCGACGCCGGCCTGATGTTTCCCGACGAGGGCCAGCCCGGCATCGACCTCATCCTGCCCGACTACACCTACGTCCTGGAGAACGAGGACAAGCTCCGCGGCATCATCATCACGCACGGCCACGAGGACCACACCGGCGCCCTGCCGTATCTGCTGCAGGACCTCACGCGCAAGGTCCCCATCTACTCGAGCAAGCTCACCCTGGGCATCATCCAGGGCAAGTTCGAGGAGCACAACATCAAGAACCCCAAGACGCGCGAGGTCAACGACGGCACCACGATCACGCTCGGCGCCTTCACCGTCACGTTCTTCTCGATGACGCACTCGATCCCCGCCGCCTTTGGCGTGTTCGTCTCCACGCCGGCGGGCACGGTTATGCACACCGGCGACTTCAAGTTCGACCAGACGCCGATCGACGGCCGCCGCCCCAACTTCCATGCGATCAACAAGTTCGGCGCCCAGGGCGTCGACCTGCTGCTCTCCGACTCAACCAACGCCACGCGGCCCGGGTTCACGCCGTCTGAGGCCGCCGTGGGGCGCGACCTGCGCCACGTCATCAAGAACGCGAGGGGGCGGGTCTTCGTCGCGGCGTTCTCGAGCCACATCCACCGCCTGCAGCAGATCTGCGACGCGAGCGTGGCCGTCGGCCGCAAGGTCGTCGTGACGGGCCGCTCGATGCTCACCAACACGAAGGTCGCGCGCGAGCTGGGCTATCTCCGGATCGACGAGGAGAACATCATCGACGCCTACGACGTCGACCGCATCCCCGACGAGAAGGTCGTCGTCCTGTGCACCGGGAGCCAGGGCGAGCCGCTCTCGGCGCTCGCCCGCATGGCCACCGGCGAGCACAAGTCGCTCTCGATCCACGAGTCGGACACCGTGGTCATCTCGGCCACGCCCATTCCTGGCAACGAGAAGAGCGTCCAGTCGATCATCAACGCCCTCTCCAAGATCGGCTGCGAGATCTACGACAAGTCCAAGGGGACCGTGCACGTCTCGGGCCACGCGAGCGCCGAGGAGCTCAAACTCATGCTCGCCATGGCCCGCCCGCGCTTCTTCATGCCGGTGCACGGCGAGGCGCAGCACCTGCGCGCCCACGCCGAGCTCGGCGTCCAGATGGGCGTCCCGCGCTCAAACGTCTTCGTGCTCGACAACGGAGACTCGCTCGAGATGGTCAGGCACAAGGTCCGTCGCGGCCGCGGGGTGGAGTCGGGCGTCGTCTACGTCGACGGCGGCACCGTCACCGAGGCGGACCCCGTCGTCCTGCGCGACCGTCAGAAGCTCGGCGCCGACGGCGTCATCACGGCCACCGTCGTGGTCGCCAAGCGCGGGCGCTCCGTCTCCGCCGTCGAGGTCCTCGGGCGCGGCCTGTCCTCCTCGGCCGAGCGCCTCCTGCAGGACGAGGCCCGCGACGTCGTCGTCTCCCAGATGGGCAAGCTGCTCGGCTCGGGGGACGGGGCGAGCGTCGACGCGCTCAGGCGCGGCGTGAGAAACGCCCTCTCCAACCTGCTCTGGAACAGGACCCGCACGCGGCCGATGATCATCCCGGTCGTCATGGAGGTCTAGTTCATGCCCGCAAAACGAACCTCAAACGCAGCCAAGAACAAGGGCGGCTCGCGCGCCTCGCGTCGTGCCGCGCGGCGGAGCGCGCCCACGACGATCGTCGGGACCGTCCGCGGAGACATCGTGGGCGTCGTCCTCGTCGTGCTCGCCGTGGCCCTGCTCGCCACGATACTCGTGCCCTCGACGGCCGTGGTGACGAGCGCCGTCCGGGACTTCCTCGCTCTCTCGTTCGGCGTGGCGGCGCCGGTCGTCCCGGTCGCGCTGTTCGCCTTCGCCACGACGTTCTTCCTCGACGGGGAGGAGGGGGTCCCGGCCCGCGTCGCGCTCGGCCTCGGCCTCGTCGTGCTCGCGGTCCTCGCAATGGTCTCGCTCAACATGGCCGACGCCGCCGCCCCCGACGCCGTCTTCGAGCCCGCCGCCGCCCGTCAATCCGGCGGCTACGTCGGCGGCGCCGTCGCCTACTGCCTCCTCGAGCTCGTCGGCGCCCTCGTCGGCAACATCATCCTCGTCGGCCTCGCCGTGGCCGGGGTCGTCGTCTGCGGGTTCTCGATCTCCGCCGCGGTGAGGCGGGCGCGCGAGGGCCTGGCATCGGCCGCCCAGGTC
Above is a genomic segment from Olsenella timonensis containing:
- a CDS encoding polyribonucleotide nucleotidyltransferase, which translates into the protein MAKVTHEFDLYGKHYALETGELAKQATGACVVRAGDSTVLLTAVVSKERKDYDFFPLTVDFIEKMYAVGRIPGGYLKREARPSEKATLTARMIDRPLRPSFPAGFRNEVQVVATTLVADQVNPVDTICVMAASAALTVGGVPFEGPLACVRIGRDRDTHEFIVNPTYEERDNSDLDLELGGAEGFISMLEAGAEEISEEDMLAAMAFGQEAIAAFCAEQKKFFEKVREANGEFPQREYILDEPIPEVHDRIFAHYDEMEAALKDADKLSRIGKVEALKAAIKAEFTEEEQAQWSRAIPVELKSLEKHAMRLMVVETGERVDGRTPTEVRPLMVKGDYLPRVHGSGLFQRGQTQVLSVCTLGMLNEWQRLDTIEPVDGKRYIHHYNFPPFCTGETGRMGSPKRREIGHGNLAERALLPVIPSEDEFPYTIRVVSEVMESNGSSSMGSTCGSTLALMDAGVPIKRPVSGVAMGLIQEEGKTVVLTDIQGLEDFLGDMDFKVTGTTKGITAMQMDNKATGLTPEILRSALMQAHEGRMFILDAMLDAVPAVREKTKESAPQIISLQIPTDKIRDVIGSGGKVIRGIQEDTGATVDIQEDGTVFIAGVGGAGDAAAERIKAIVKVPEVGEEYTGRVVGIQPFGAFVELLPGKDGLLHISRVAQGRVDKVEDVLNIGDEVKVRVLEVDEKGKISLDRIDKPEAPAGSGHGRSHAEKDGDKDRPRREHRGPRRRPGDNGGDERPRPRRHHGA
- a CDS encoding ribonuclease J, yielding MPKKDIALRIIPLGGLDGIGKNMTAFEYGNDMILVDAGLMFPDEGQPGIDLILPDYTYVLENEDKLRGIIITHGHEDHTGALPYLLQDLTRKVPIYSSKLTLGIIQGKFEEHNIKNPKTREVNDGTTITLGAFTVTFFSMTHSIPAAFGVFVSTPAGTVMHTGDFKFDQTPIDGRRPNFHAINKFGAQGVDLLLSDSTNATRPGFTPSEAAVGRDLRHVIKNARGRVFVAAFSSHIHRLQQICDASVAVGRKVVVTGRSMLTNTKVARELGYLRIDEENIIDAYDVDRIPDEKVVVLCTGSQGEPLSALARMATGEHKSLSIHESDTVVISATPIPGNEKSVQSIINALSKIGCEIYDKSKGTVHVSGHASAEELKLMLAMARPRFFMPVHGEAQHLRAHAELGVQMGVPRSNVFVLDNGDSLEMVRHKVRRGRGVESGVVYVDGGTVTEADPVVLRDRQKLGADGVITATVVVAKRGRSVSAVEVLGRGLSSSAERLLQDEARDVVVSQMGKLLGSGDGASVDALRRGVRNALSNLLWNRTRTRPMIIPVVMEV